Proteins co-encoded in one Bremerella sp. TYQ1 genomic window:
- a CDS encoding NAD(P)-dependent alcohol dehydrogenase, whose translation MSIKAFAATAAGKPLEPFEYDPGELLPDEVEIDVDYCGLCHSDLSMANNDWGISTYPFVPGHEVVGKIATVGEQVKHLQTGQKVGLGWKARSCMVCPECMSGNHHRCPNGNDTIVGRNGGFANKVRCQGAWAIPIPENVEAAKVGPMFCGGITVFNPLILSDVSPMHHVAVVGIGGLGHMALQFAKAWGCEVTAFSTSPDKEEETKEMGAHHFVNSKDKEALGSAAGKYDLVLVTVNAMLDWDSYVNLLKPGGRLHIVGAIPKIEATWFPVIAGERTIGGSPIGSPELSRKMLEFGGRHGIAPVVEEMPMSKVNDALEHLESGKARYRIVLKNDL comes from the coding sequence ATGAGTATTAAAGCTTTCGCTGCTACCGCTGCTGGAAAACCACTCGAACCCTTCGAATACGACCCTGGCGAACTTCTGCCGGACGAAGTCGAAATTGATGTCGACTATTGTGGTCTTTGTCATAGCGACTTAAGCATGGCCAACAATGACTGGGGCATTTCAACCTACCCGTTCGTTCCCGGTCACGAGGTTGTCGGAAAAATAGCTACGGTTGGAGAGCAAGTTAAGCATCTCCAAACAGGGCAAAAAGTGGGCCTCGGCTGGAAGGCTCGCTCTTGCATGGTTTGCCCTGAGTGCATGTCCGGCAATCATCACCGTTGCCCTAATGGAAACGACACAATCGTCGGTCGCAACGGAGGCTTCGCCAATAAGGTTCGCTGCCAAGGAGCCTGGGCGATTCCCATTCCCGAAAACGTTGAGGCTGCCAAAGTTGGCCCCATGTTTTGTGGCGGGATAACGGTCTTCAATCCGCTAATCCTTAGTGATGTTTCTCCCATGCACCATGTGGCGGTCGTCGGAATTGGCGGACTCGGTCACATGGCTCTTCAGTTTGCTAAAGCCTGGGGCTGCGAAGTAACTGCCTTTTCAACGTCTCCTGACAAGGAAGAAGAGACGAAGGAAATGGGCGCCCATCATTTTGTTAACTCTAAGGACAAAGAAGCATTAGGATCGGCGGCCGGCAAGTACGATCTCGTATTGGTTACCGTCAACGCAATGCTCGACTGGGACTCCTACGTAAATCTCCTGAAGCCTGGAGGTCGCCTGCACATTGTCGGAGCGATTCCCAAAATCGAGGCCACATGGTTCCCGGTTATTGCAGGGGAACGCACGATCGGAGGTTCTCCCATCGGCAGCCCTGAACTTTCGAGAAAGATGCTCGAGTTCGGGGGCCGACATGGTATCGCCCCTGTCGTCGAGGAAATGCCTATGTCAAAAGTTAATGATGCCTTGGAACACCTTGAGTCTGGCAAAGCCCGGTACCGAATCGTCCTGAAAAACGATCTTTAG
- a CDS encoding sodium/proton-translocating pyrophosphatase gives MAPPLEPEMNPIARAYLWVGRIFTICGEMIVPGLLGYWLDQSLGFQFSIFALVGFLVGLIFGMTHLVVMATSLQNSGRVKDTQSTQDHDDS, from the coding sequence TTGGCTCCACCCCTCGAACCGGAAATGAATCCGATTGCGAGAGCTTACCTTTGGGTAGGACGGATCTTTACGATCTGTGGTGAAATGATTGTGCCTGGCTTATTGGGCTATTGGTTAGACCAATCCCTTGGCTTCCAATTTTCGATCTTTGCTCTGGTCGGTTTTTTAGTCGGGCTCATATTTGGCATGACCCACTTAGTGGTCATGGCGACCTCGTTGCAAAACAGCGGACGTGTGAAGGACACCCAATCAACTCAGGATCACGACGACTCCTGA
- a CDS encoding ADP-ribosylglycohydrolase family protein → MSDENITDRKRGCFFGLAIGDALGAAVEFKLPGSFPPVTDFRGGGPHDIGPGEWTDDTSMALALADSIGESGWNLNDQATRYLNWMQHGKYSVTGTCFDIGIATRTALLRFASSRDASTSGNTEASSSGNGSIMRLAPVPIHFAHLLPDCVEELVQYAEESSLPTHASDISRSACRYIGLILAGLISGHEREEVLSTKWLPFQRMTIAAPLTSEVAEVAHGSFRERKPPEIQGSGYVVKSLEAALWAFHDADDFQEAVLKAVNLGDDADTTGAICGQLAGAYWGEIGIPKAWKQKLAKREMIERAISSVI, encoded by the coding sequence ATGAGCGACGAAAATATCACCGATCGCAAACGCGGATGTTTCTTTGGGCTGGCCATTGGGGATGCCCTGGGGGCTGCGGTGGAATTTAAGCTGCCAGGCAGCTTTCCACCTGTAACCGATTTTCGAGGAGGAGGCCCGCACGATATTGGCCCAGGTGAATGGACCGACGACACAAGTATGGCGTTGGCTCTAGCGGATAGCATTGGCGAGTCAGGCTGGAATCTCAACGATCAAGCAACGCGATACCTGAACTGGATGCAACATGGCAAGTACTCCGTAACAGGTACGTGCTTTGACATCGGAATTGCAACACGAACCGCCCTTCTCCGTTTTGCCTCGTCAAGAGATGCTTCTACCTCGGGAAACACCGAAGCAAGTTCCAGCGGAAATGGGTCGATCATGCGACTTGCACCAGTCCCAATTCATTTCGCTCACCTCCTGCCAGACTGCGTTGAAGAGCTCGTTCAATATGCAGAAGAATCGAGTCTTCCAACACATGCAAGCGACATCAGCCGCTCTGCTTGTCGTTACATTGGCCTGATTCTCGCCGGTCTTATATCTGGGCACGAACGCGAAGAAGTACTTTCCACGAAATGGCTTCCCTTCCAAAGAATGACGATCGCCGCTCCATTAACGTCGGAAGTCGCCGAAGTTGCTCACGGAAGTTTTCGCGAACGAAAGCCCCCTGAGATTCAAGGCAGTGGTTACGTTGTGAAAAGCCTGGAAGCAGCGTTATGGGCTTTTCACGATGCTGACGATTTCCAGGAAGCAGTCCTCAAGGCCGTAAACCTTGGAGATGATGCGGACACTACGGGCGCGATTTGTGGCCAACTTGCTGGCGCCTATTGGGGAGAAATCGGGATCCCTAAGGCCTGGAAACAGAAGTTGGCAAAGCGTGAGATGATTGAACGAGCCATTTCGTCGGTAATTTAG
- the atpH gene encoding ATP synthase F1 subunit delta, whose protein sequence is MAGTSSDKQTFDLGRQRIGAVYAKALLGAADDAGQTDVVLEEFGSLIHDVVNQREDLHHAITGSILSEEQRIAVLDKAFGDKMSPVLLTFLKVVTQHERQDCLREIYNAAVKLNNERLGLVEVTAKTASELPQELADNLTAGLKAKLGRDVVLKSEIDPSVIGGLVLYVGDTVFDGSVANQLKQLRQKALETTAQQAKASLERFTNSTQS, encoded by the coding sequence ATGGCTGGAACATCTTCCGACAAACAAACGTTCGACCTCGGCCGGCAGCGTATCGGTGCCGTCTATGCGAAAGCATTGCTAGGCGCCGCGGACGATGCAGGTCAAACGGACGTTGTCCTCGAAGAATTCGGTTCCCTTATCCATGACGTCGTCAATCAGCGTGAGGACCTTCATCACGCGATTACCGGGAGCATTCTTTCGGAAGAACAACGTATTGCGGTTCTGGATAAAGCCTTTGGCGACAAGATGAGCCCTGTGCTGTTGACTTTCCTGAAGGTCGTCACTCAGCATGAACGGCAGGATTGCCTTCGCGAGATTTACAACGCAGCCGTTAAGCTCAACAACGAGCGACTCGGATTGGTTGAAGTCACCGCGAAAACAGCTTCCGAGCTTCCCCAAGAGTTGGCCGACAACTTGACGGCAGGTCTGAAAGCGAAGCTTGGCCGAGACGTCGTACTGAAGTCGGAAATCGATCCATCTGTGATCGGCGGACTCGTCCTTTATGTTGGCGACACCGTATTTGACGGAAGCGTCGCCAACCAGCTGAAGCAACTTCGGCAGAAGGCCCTTGAAACAACGGCTCAGCAGGCGAAGGCGTCGCTCGAGCGATTCACCAATTCAACGCAGAGTTAA
- the atpB gene encoding F0F1 ATP synthase subunit A — MAADEILLHIKDSYYFEVPKWLWRHGHESHADFPDVWVRLDPHFQTWQAKKVYGALKEDGAKGLPTESEFIHNWEHWQHEFGHHGAPVKRYLAELAQSDKPEAEWAAQGEALTNSFTVAEYRQIKDIKWTPEKIEAYNSALSGKILIPQPPGVELRNLYQKESGFAISKFMVIELFVAIIMAFVFIAYAKRVSKGQLPKGWLWNLIDVFMVFLRKDVAKANIHHGADKFVPILWTLFFFILGCNLFGLIPWMGSPTGSISVTVTLAVAVLFIGMGAGAKEFGPVGVWMNLVPGMELPTVIAVVIKPMMFIIELLGLLIKHAVLGVRLLANMVAGHVVLLAIMGLAIEIQHLSGAIAWPVGIVILIGCVLLSCLELFVAFLQAYIFALLSALFINSETHSH; from the coding sequence ATGGCCGCCGACGAGATCCTGCTCCACATTAAAGACAGTTACTACTTCGAGGTTCCGAAGTGGTTGTGGAGGCATGGTCACGAGTCACATGCCGATTTCCCCGATGTGTGGGTCCGACTTGACCCTCACTTCCAGACTTGGCAAGCCAAAAAGGTCTATGGTGCCCTGAAAGAAGATGGTGCCAAGGGCCTGCCAACGGAATCGGAGTTCATTCATAACTGGGAACATTGGCAGCACGAATTCGGCCACCATGGAGCCCCAGTTAAACGCTACTTAGCGGAACTGGCTCAATCGGACAAGCCTGAAGCAGAATGGGCCGCTCAAGGGGAAGCACTTACCAATTCCTTTACGGTTGCCGAGTACCGGCAAATCAAGGATATCAAGTGGACTCCCGAGAAAATAGAAGCATACAACAGTGCACTGAGTGGGAAGATTCTGATCCCGCAACCGCCTGGAGTTGAGCTTCGAAACCTTTACCAAAAGGAATCGGGTTTCGCGATCTCGAAGTTCATGGTGATCGAGCTCTTCGTGGCAATCATCATGGCATTTGTTTTCATTGCCTATGCCAAGCGAGTTTCCAAAGGACAACTCCCTAAAGGTTGGCTCTGGAACCTGATCGATGTCTTCATGGTGTTCCTCCGTAAGGATGTCGCCAAAGCAAACATTCACCACGGTGCCGACAAGTTCGTTCCGATCTTGTGGACGCTGTTCTTCTTCATCCTAGGCTGTAATTTATTCGGCCTGATCCCTTGGATGGGCTCGCCAACAGGCTCCATCAGCGTCACGGTAACATTAGCGGTTGCCGTCCTATTTATAGGCATGGGTGCTGGTGCCAAAGAGTTTGGCCCTGTCGGAGTTTGGATGAACCTGGTTCCTGGCATGGAACTACCTACGGTCATTGCCGTGGTGATCAAACCGATGATGTTCATCATCGAGCTCTTGGGCTTGTTGATTAAACATGCCGTGCTCGGCGTTCGTCTTCTGGCGAACATGGTTGCCGGACACGTTGTGCTTTTGGCCATCATGGGCCTTGCCATTGAAATTCAACACCTGTCTGGAGCCATTGCCTGGCCGGTCGGGATTGTGATTCTGATTGGATGTGTGCTTCTGAGTTGCCTCGAACTGTTCGTGGCGTTCCTACAAGCTTACATCTTTGCGTTACTCTCAGCTCTGTTCATTAACTCCGAAACCCATAGCCATTAA
- the larE gene encoding ATP-dependent sacrificial sulfur transferase LarE, producing MPAPPLPSASDRLLAWFQDLETCLVAFSGGVDSSVVAKAAVLALGDNAFAVTAKSPSVAQRDLKIAKEVATAIGIRHEIIETSELSRPGYVANASDRCFHCKSELYDHLTEIRSRFQTEVIVNGANLDDRGDHRPGMIAAENSGVRSPLLECEIDKATLREIARLWDIPVWDRPASPCLASRIAYGVEVTPERLKMVERAEDFLRELGIRDLRVRFHEGDLARLEVPLESIETISRDETRHAIHEALTQIGFKFVALDLGGLKSGSLNQLVQVAISRQPNVH from the coding sequence ATGCCAGCCCCTCCCCTGCCCTCCGCTAGTGATCGACTTCTCGCCTGGTTTCAGGATCTGGAAACTTGCCTCGTAGCTTTCTCTGGGGGCGTAGATAGCAGTGTCGTCGCCAAGGCAGCCGTTCTGGCCCTCGGCGACAACGCATTCGCGGTTACGGCCAAAAGCCCAAGCGTTGCCCAGAGAGACTTGAAAATCGCCAAAGAAGTCGCCACCGCGATTGGCATTCGCCACGAGATCATTGAGACATCGGAACTTTCGCGACCTGGGTATGTTGCCAATGCCTCCGATCGATGCTTTCATTGTAAATCTGAGCTATACGATCACCTCACCGAAATTCGTTCTCGCTTTCAGACGGAAGTAATCGTCAACGGTGCCAATCTGGATGATCGTGGAGACCATCGCCCTGGGATGATTGCCGCCGAAAATTCCGGAGTTCGCTCTCCTCTCTTGGAGTGCGAAATTGACAAAGCCACTTTGCGAGAGATCGCGCGACTATGGGACATTCCCGTATGGGATCGACCTGCGTCACCATGTCTTGCCAGCCGAATTGCCTACGGCGTGGAGGTCACACCAGAGCGACTCAAAATGGTGGAGCGAGCGGAAGACTTCTTGCGTGAGCTTGGCATTCGAGACCTAAGAGTTCGCTTTCATGAAGGCGACTTAGCCCGGCTGGAAGTCCCGCTCGAGTCAATCGAGACTATTTCCCGCGATGAAACACGACATGCTATTCACGAGGCACTGACCCAAATTGGCTTCAAGTTTGTCGCCCTTGATTTGGGTGGACTTAAATCGGGCAGCCTGAACCAACTTGTTCAAGTCGCTATCTCACGTCAGCCAAATGTTCATTAG
- a CDS encoding sugar phosphate isomerase/epimerase gives MVSSRREFLAHCSTAAAVGFTLSAPGSLLAVEKQNTSESKRIKKAVKIGMVGVPGTLAEKMTVLKELGFDGLELDSPGGPEPNEVQEAVKSSGIPVHGVVDSIHWKTRLSDPSEEVRQQGLEGLLTAIKASKAYGGTSVLLVPGVVNKDATYEQCWDRSIEQIKKALPLATELNIQILMENVWNNFLTDPKETARFIDELDSEMVGAYFDVGNTVKYSPPHEWVPILGQRIKKLDIKDYGKGKGFGAKLLEGDVDWPKVMAELREIDYQGWATAEISGGGKERLTEISERMDRIFAS, from the coding sequence ATGGTCTCTTCCCGCCGCGAATTCCTTGCTCATTGTTCAACCGCTGCTGCGGTAGGTTTCACCCTTTCCGCTCCTGGCTCGCTTCTCGCTGTAGAAAAACAAAATACAAGTGAGAGCAAACGCATCAAGAAGGCGGTTAAAATTGGGATGGTCGGGGTGCCTGGAACCCTCGCTGAGAAGATGACGGTTCTGAAGGAACTTGGTTTTGATGGCTTGGAGTTGGATTCTCCTGGAGGACCTGAGCCGAACGAAGTGCAGGAAGCCGTGAAGTCATCCGGTATTCCTGTCCATGGTGTCGTGGACTCCATTCACTGGAAGACGCGTCTGTCGGATCCAAGCGAAGAAGTGCGGCAGCAAGGATTGGAAGGATTGCTGACCGCCATCAAGGCCAGCAAAGCTTATGGAGGCACAAGCGTTTTGCTGGTTCCTGGGGTCGTCAATAAGGATGCGACCTACGAGCAATGCTGGGACCGCTCAATCGAGCAAATTAAAAAGGCTTTGCCACTCGCCACGGAATTGAACATTCAGATCTTGATGGAGAACGTTTGGAATAACTTTCTTACAGATCCAAAGGAAACCGCACGATTTATTGACGAGCTTGATAGCGAAATGGTGGGTGCCTACTTCGACGTCGGGAATACGGTGAAGTATTCACCACCGCATGAATGGGTGCCGATTCTCGGCCAGCGAATTAAGAAGCTCGACATCAAAGACTACGGTAAAGGAAAGGGGTTTGGCGCCAAGCTCCTAGAGGGAGATGTCGATTGGCCGAAGGTCATGGCAGAGCTTCGAGAAATTGATTATCAGGGATGGGCAACCGCTGAAATCTCTGGTGGCGGCAAAGAGCGTTTGACGGAAATTTCGGAGCGAATGGACCGTATTTTCGCCAGCTAG
- a CDS encoding ATP synthase F0 subunit B: MRSAFINQTVWSPFVALLLFSLLVAPTWAQDGGEEGAADDPAPMAAAEEDNPSEDAEHEEGETAAEHAKHDPLEPSEGAHAPEEHAHNVNDLSHNDATAMISAPHEASLDLAAFTLIVFLVLVIVLGKFAWAPILNGLKARENSMEGKMKKAEEMYEQANAKLAEYTRQLSEAQQEIKQMRDETIQAADEKAKQIVAAAEKSASATLDRATREIDAAKGAAINELAQASVNMAVDLAGEITRKELKPEDHANLIQDSISKLPSNN; this comes from the coding sequence ATGCGCAGCGCATTTATTAATCAAACCGTGTGGAGCCCATTTGTTGCTCTCCTGCTTTTCAGCCTCTTAGTTGCTCCAACATGGGCGCAAGACGGTGGTGAAGAAGGAGCTGCTGACGACCCCGCTCCCATGGCTGCTGCCGAAGAAGACAATCCTTCGGAAGACGCTGAGCATGAAGAAGGCGAAACGGCGGCGGAGCATGCCAAACATGACCCGCTGGAACCTTCTGAAGGAGCCCATGCTCCTGAAGAGCACGCTCACAACGTAAACGATCTTTCGCACAACGATGCAACTGCGATGATTTCTGCCCCGCACGAGGCAAGCCTCGACTTGGCAGCGTTTACTTTGATCGTGTTTCTCGTGTTGGTGATTGTGTTGGGCAAGTTCGCCTGGGCACCGATTCTTAACGGCTTGAAGGCCCGCGAGAATTCGATGGAAGGCAAAATGAAGAAAGCCGAAGAGATGTACGAGCAGGCCAACGCTAAGCTTGCTGAATACACTCGTCAGCTTTCCGAAGCTCAACAAGAGATCAAGCAGATGCGTGACGAGACGATCCAAGCAGCCGACGAAAAGGCTAAGCAGATCGTGGCAGCCGCTGAGAAATCGGCATCGGCCACTCTCGACCGCGCAACGCGTGAAATCGACGCAGCTAAGGGTGCGGCGATCAACGAACTGGCCCAAGCTTCCGTCAACATGGCGGTTGATCTTGCCGGGGAAATAACCCGAAAGGAATTGAAGCCAGAAGATCACGCAAACCTTATCCAGGATTCGATTTCCAAGCTGCCTAGCAACAACTAG
- a CDS encoding DUF4912 domain-containing protein has translation MAKRRGVTGWHAMRKDELVKALIKAAKSSGTTSKSKATAKPKKAKPATAPAIKAKKASVAKPKAAAPTKKRSTKAKPVKKSDPKVVESIRSMHEQRQAAKDLGTNDSDNSNGDRLVLMVRDSYWLHACWEVSRKSIERAKAALAQDWHTSIPVLRVTEVDGEVMTSGSERLVRQIEIHGGVKNWYIDVVDPPKTYRCHLGYLATNGRFHAIARSNVVTTPRPGSCEEIDENWNDVAENVEKIYALSGGSDEEHADGELREMLEQRFRRPVGMPMAARLGLVGDQFTNGKPNHDFDLNIEVEMIVCGTTKAGSYVTLSGEPVKVREDGTFMVKMDFPDKRQIFPIVARSKDGLEQRTIALAVERNTKAMDPISHDPRESNGS, from the coding sequence ATGGCGAAGCGTCGCGGAGTGACCGGATGGCACGCGATGCGGAAGGACGAGCTCGTGAAGGCGCTCATCAAAGCTGCCAAATCAAGCGGGACGACCAGTAAGAGCAAAGCCACTGCAAAACCTAAGAAAGCAAAGCCTGCCACTGCCCCGGCCATCAAGGCTAAGAAGGCTTCCGTCGCAAAGCCGAAGGCAGCTGCACCAACGAAAAAGCGATCGACCAAGGCTAAGCCGGTCAAGAAGTCTGATCCAAAGGTAGTCGAATCGATTCGATCCATGCATGAACAACGTCAGGCTGCGAAGGATCTCGGGACGAACGATTCGGACAATAGCAACGGCGATCGTCTTGTCTTGATGGTCCGAGACTCCTATTGGCTGCACGCCTGCTGGGAAGTCTCTCGCAAGTCGATCGAACGGGCTAAAGCAGCCCTCGCTCAAGACTGGCATACGTCAATACCAGTTCTGCGAGTCACAGAAGTCGATGGCGAAGTGATGACTAGTGGCTCAGAGCGATTGGTTCGCCAGATTGAAATCCATGGTGGAGTTAAAAACTGGTACATCGACGTTGTCGATCCGCCCAAGACATATCGTTGCCATCTCGGTTACTTGGCGACAAATGGACGTTTCCATGCAATTGCTCGAAGCAATGTCGTGACGACGCCCCGCCCGGGATCCTGCGAGGAGATTGACGAGAACTGGAACGACGTCGCTGAAAACGTCGAAAAGATCTACGCACTTAGCGGTGGATCAGACGAAGAGCACGCCGATGGTGAATTGCGAGAAATGTTGGAGCAGCGTTTCCGTCGGCCTGTCGGTATGCCGATGGCTGCTCGGTTGGGGCTCGTCGGCGATCAATTTACCAATGGCAAACCGAATCACGATTTCGACTTGAATATCGAAGTCGAGATGATCGTTTGTGGTACGACGAAAGCGGGCTCGTATGTCACGCTGTCAGGCGAACCGGTGAAAGTTCGGGAAGATGGAACGTTCATGGTCAAGATGGACTTTCCTGACAAGCGACAGATCTTCCCAATCGTTGCTCGCTCGAAAGATGGACTCGAGCAACGGACGATTGCCCTGGCGGTTGAAAGAAATACTAAGGCAATGGATCCGATTTCTCACGACCCTCGCGAGTCGAACGGAAGCTAG
- the atpE gene encoding ATP synthase F0 subunit C, whose amino-acid sequence MPALAQESGDSFVMTNYFGIGLVVIGAAYGIGKLASSALESMARQPEVAGNIQTAMIIAAALIEGFTFFALVICWFG is encoded by the coding sequence ATGCCTGCTCTGGCCCAAGAATCTGGCGATTCGTTCGTCATGACCAACTACTTCGGTATTGGTTTGGTCGTTATCGGTGCTGCCTACGGTATCGGTAAGCTGGCCAGCAGCGCTCTGGAAAGCATGGCTCGCCAGCCTGAAGTTGCTGGTAACATCCAAACCGCGATGATTATCGCCGCGGCCCTTATCGAAGGTTTTACCTTCTTCGCCCTGGTTATCTGCTGGTTCGGTTAA